GAATGGACTGACAAGTAATACACAATCGATTATACATATATAGCGAAAAATTTTCATTGTACGTTGACACACGAACAACACTTCAAACAGTGAACCAGTGCAAGTGCTATGCACACTGTCTAAAATATTGTCACCCGAAAATTGAATACTGCAAATAATGCAAACAGTAGCATGGAACTGAGCAAACCTCAATGATCAAAGTTTTTGGACTTAAATAACATATCATACGGGTATGACTCAAAGTAGTGAAACAAACTGTTCCATACTTTGAAAAGAAACAGTTCCAAATTCACCGCTCTGGATGGTTTACATTCAGAGCTGTAACATAAAactatttatatacattgtttGCATTTTCTAGTAACGTTTGCTGCCTCGTGATGTATCATCGACAGCAGCAAGGTATCAAATATTTCATACAGTCAACGGTGTGTAATACAGCGTAATACTCCCAGATGTAGAATGGTATTCGGTGTAAATGTACAGGAAAAAGTATTACTGGTAATATGTAATGTATCGACAGTCAAACTCAGCTCTGCTAGATGAAATCCGTGCGCTGCAGTCGTGCATGCATGTAGCGCATACTGATATTCTATAACGCACTACAATAATTACACTCCCATGTCTAtattatgtatgcatatattatGTATGCATTTTCCATGGGTGGCATCTGCTATGACGCACAGAACATTCTCAAAAGCATATACTAGCTACTAGCATCTTGCACAAGATATGCATTCTGATATTCTAAGTTGTGGCGTCATGAAAGCACAGCTGTACTCATCAAAAACACACCAGAAGGGGAAGACAATCTCCATTATAATTAATCTACTAACAGCAAATAGGAAATAACCGCCAATACAGCATTCTGTGATAAAGACAATGCTTCAAGCCATCGGGCGCTTTAAGTGCCTACAAGGATCATTGGACTGATAACAAAGAAAAAGTACTGGCCTTCAAACTAACACGGACTAGATCGTATCGTATTTATAAATGACAGATAAAGTTGGCTTGGTTGATCATTTTTCCAATGAAACATCATGTCCAAAtgcaattaaaatatatataggcctatcaatgtacatgtttttatgtgAAATCTATGAAAGGCATTTTTTTTCCGTCAGTTTGCAAGCCATACACATGGTTGTTGATGCCAAAGGGTATCCAGTACAGTGTAGGTCTAGATGATTTGTGTCCAGGGCTCTATAAATTTCAACAGACCTCAAGCACGTTTTCTTACAATGATATAGAAAACTGCCTTAAGACACAGTTGACTGGTTAACAAGATCATAACCTTCCACGATGATCTTATAAAAGCCTATAGTTCGTTGTTCCATGTAAACATTCGtaaatgatgacattttgtatttgtaaattCGAGAAGAAGACCAGCTATATGTTCCCAATACTAGCAGGTTGTACATACAAAATAGCCTATTGGATAATATCCACAGCAATACGTTGCTTTTGTCACACGTGCATAGATAAACTGAGGTCACCGAAAGCTGTGCACTATACCAAAGGTCATGATCGGTAGCCCGATTTTTTCCTCTTCACCAATTCCGTATTGATGACAAAATGTTCATCGTACTTCCTGCTTTGGTGTGAATCTACTGCTGAAACACCTGCTGACACACCTTGTCCATACCTCAGCTGCGTTCTCACCGGCGATCTGGAAGACGACTCGAGAAGAGTTTCACCCGGTACATCAATCCGCGTTGCTTGTATAGGGGTCCGCAACGAAGGGAAGGACAGTTTGTTAGGCAACGTGACGATTTTAGTTTGAGTCAGTATTTTGGATACCTTGTTGCCAGACTGTGACGGGGGAGACATAATACGCGGCTTGTGCGGTTGAGCATTGCAGGTTGGTGGAATAGGGAGACGTCGGTGTCGTCGGCTGTTGGCTGGTCTGTCGTCTTGCCACGGGGACTGGGTTCGAACCAAAGCAGGCGGGTTCTCGTCGCTGGACAGTTCAAGTAGGTCAGGTGTACCTTTCTTACTCTTGGGAGTCCAGAGTCTCCGTTCCCTCGAGTAGCTTCCAGCTGCATTCACCTCTTTTCTCACAGAAGGCCCATCTCGAAGTTTGGATTCGGAGATTTTTGTCGTCTCTCTTTTAATACCAAGAGCTGATTTAGTCGATTTAATCATGAGTGCTTTGTTCACATTAGTCATGCTGTCCGTAGGTGTCCCCCTTCGAGAGCTTAATGGAGAAATAGAACAGTATCCTTCATCATGGGGAATCGCCTTCCCTTGACGGAACTCGTCCTTGGTCTGCTCAAAACTCGTGTCAGGACTGTCAGCGATGTCTTCCCTGCGACTAATGTCACTGTGATGACCAGAATCAGTGTCATTGTCTCTGAGGCTGTCGTTGTCTGACGATTCCCTTCGAAGGTTAACTTTCGTGTTCTTTTCAGCTTCCCGCCGTGACGTCACGGCTGAACCACCGTCTTTTGGCTCGGGCGAACCACCTTGGCAGTCATTTTCACTCGCCGTTACTTTTACGGGTCGCCTCAAACGCATCTGCCGCTCACGTGGTTTCACAAAAGGGAAAAGCTCGCCGTTTTTTACATCAATCAGCTCGACGATATTAGAAAGTCCTTTGTCGTAGGCCATTTGTCTGCATGACACGTGGTAAACGGAAGCTTTGTGGTCTGTATCTTCTTCGAGTTCCTGTAAGAAATTGCGAGAAGAGGTATTAAACTAAGGCAGAAAATTCACCCCTTTTACAACCAGTCACCATTACTTTGATAATGTGCGCGCAATCATTCAGTCTGTCAGCCTTATGGAATGGGGTAAAACGGCATTCTGCTATTGACCGCTATCCATGAACTCTATACTCCTTGGCATCGATAAAGGAACACCCATTATGGATAACCTTGTGGGTCTCAATTTTGATAAActaaattacatttataaagAACTGTGTACACAGTAAAATGCAGACGAATTTACTTATATCGGTTGATAGAAAGATGTCCAGAGCTTTAATTTCAAGTGTATCGTCATCGattttgaatgaaatatttactaTGACTTTCTTCTGGTGGTTAAAGTTCACCCCGTTGTCGATTAGAAAATCCGCCATCTCGCACTGTCCAGACCTTATAGCAGCCATCAGAAGGTTTTCTCCAAACTATaccacaaagacaaaaagggtTTCTTTAAACAGTATAATAAATTATGTTATTTACAATGCTAATTCATGCATCATCAAAGTCGAACTACATGCGTATATTCTAAGGAACTCTTATCCTTGCGATATTTCTTCCTAGTAGTGTAGCCTTCTTTTTTCAGTATCAGCAGGCATTTCTTTCATATTAGgaactgtaaatgtatacatacaacctGTTGGAGAGTCCACGAAATATCGGCTGTGTTTCAGTATTGTTTGACGGTGCATGCCCTGGACATTAATCACATACAGAGTACGGCGGTACTTTCACAAGAACACAAGCTGTTATTGACTGCCTCGATACACTGACAAAAGCTCAAAACCCATGCACACAACCAGAGGGTTGAGGATATTTTTCTCCTACTCACCCACTCTACGTTTATGTCCGCGTTTGGTTGATCCAGTAAATCCTCCAGCAAATCAATATCACCTACACCAACCGCATTGAACATAGCCTACAACACACAGAGAGGTAACACATGGTGGACAAACTGCAAACAGTATATTCTTTTACCTTTGATTCTCGTTTTATTAAAGTTTAGATCTACAAAGTACAATTGTTCTTCCTGACTACACACCAAAAGACAGCGTTATATTGGTCATTTTAGCTTATATGGTGAACCAGCTTCCAAGGCAGAGTGTCAACACGTATTCGTAATGTGAACAAATCCGAACTTCTAATTAACTAATGGCCTGTATACACTACTTTTTATAGTTAATAGACATAAGCTTGTACCCGACGCCCTGGCACTGAAAGTTTATAAGACATCCCTCTTATAATCTGTAAAGGGTCATTTAATTGTAGTTgtacacatttaaacatttccccATTTACTAATGCCTTTTGGTTCACTTCACAATGTTAGGAACTTTACATAACGATCATTTTACTGTTtcatacaaatgtaaatgtatgcaagTCACTTCTACTGGTCAGACAAGTTGGAGATAGTTGGAGTATCAGTCTGTTGTTTTCAGTGGGTCGCTTCAACACGATGTACGTGGAGAATTATGTACAGACAACGGATTGATACTCAAGCTTACTATAGGTGGAGATTTTACCCGTATATGGCAGCAGTTAATGCTGATATATACATTAATTCAATGATCTACATACGTTGATAGCCGTGATTGGATTATCGCATTTTGTCTGAACTATGCCCACCTTGTATTCCACATCATCACGCATAGGCAAGATGTATCATACAAGTGGAACCCACGTCCAATATGTTGACAAAGCATAACTTCGGTTCAGTAGAATAAATAGAATGTGGAAAGCCATGACTTATCCACTATGCCgtaacgtacatgtagtaatgaAACGCAGGGTCTTAAAATCAAGCTTCTCTTCTCTTAACGCCTTATTTTTGTGCTCTGAACACACGACCTGGGCGTTCAGCCAGGCCTAATTCTGGTGTTATAAATGTAAGGTGTTTTTCTTCTCATAGTTTGTGTGGGTGTAGACTATATATTGACCCTCCCAGAGACAGACCCAAACTAACcctaaaacagttttcaatccAGATATAATCAACGCACGGTAGAATTGTATACAGATATTGACTCTCAAGTTCTCTCCTTCCACTTTTAAACACTTTAACGGAGAAGAAAGTCAAACTAGTATTAGCTCAAGTGATAGCTTTTATCTGGCGGACGATCTATGTTTACCACCGAGTACAGGTTCGTGTGGGGATTTCGACCCCAAATCCCTTCACCATTCAAAGCTTCATTACCACTGCTTAGAACACATTGCCATTTTGGTTTTCAGGTGTCTCCGtacagtgtttttatttttcattcatcCAATACACTTCATGGaatcacagtgtacagatatacaGCCGTTATAAAGAGGAATTAAAGCATGAAGTTGCAAGATTAGAAGAGTACTCGTACACCGAAACGAATCACATATCTTCAAAACGTTTGTACCATACACGTAATACGGTGTCTGCTTGGTGACGTTTTTCAGTTGattaaaaatgacattaaaatttaaatgtacaagAATACTCTGAACGGTCAAAGTTCACGAGAGTAATTTCttacaaaataaagtaaaaatataaGTATAGAATGCACAATGTATAATAcgatataatttataataaatattaaagtctTAAAGGAACTATTCTCTGAAGATATATACTGGCATTATCAGGCTTCATTAGTCACGAGACAAGACTGAACGGGGATCAGAGACAACTCTCACTATGGACGATCTTTTCCTGCAGAGTCTCATTACTGTACCTTCTTTAATGTTTGGCAAGTGTCGCCCGGTATGACAGGACACAACAACTGTGCTCTACTTCTGTCTGGCAAGTGTCACCCGATATGATAGGACACAACAACTGTGCTGTGTTTCAGTTTAGCAGGTGTTACCCTATATGAGAGGATACAGCAACTATGCTGTATTTCTGTCTGGCAAGTGTCGCTAAGTATGGCAGGACACAAGAACTGTCCTGCGTTTCTGTCTGGCAAGTGACACCCAATATGACAGGACATAACAACTGTGTTGTGTTTCTGTCCGGCAAGTGTCACCCAGTATGGCAGGACACAACAACTGTGCTGTATTTCCGTTTGGCAAGTTTCACCCGATATGGCAGGACACAACAGCTGTGGTGTATTTTTGTCAGGCAAGTGTCACCCAGTATGGCAGGACACTAACTGCCGCTGACAGGATTGCTCAAAAGATCATAAAGAACAGTTAGAAGTACATTAATGTAATTCTGGCTCAGGGGAATACGTAAGATCTGAAAAACGATAAATGCATGTCTGTAACACCTTCCAGTTGAAGAGGGACGTGAGAATAATTAATTAGCATGTGGATATCAATGTGGACAAAAGCAACACACGGTTGGTTTACGGCAGGGAATACATTGCATGGAGACATTATTTGTCGGTATTGATAAACTGCACTTTTCCTCTATGGGGATGTATAGTGACAGTTAATTTGCCTCAATACTTCCTATGAATATTTATCCAAGGACGCCTTCATTATATTTCAAAGGACTTCAGATAAGGTTTTTACAATCGTTATTACCAACAATTGTTCAGTAAGCCTTCCTCCACATTTATAGATGAAAGGCAGGCTTCATAACATATCTGACGCCATCGATCTTTTCCGGAACTGTATGCCTTAGAGGgaggaaaatgtttttctgtacatttaAGGGTTAAAACTGAAGAGCCACGATCCTAATACGATTATCTTAGGACACCTAAGTTACTTACCCAATGAACTCGTTTGTTTGGGTGTTTTTCGAGACATGACTGGTAGAGAGACGACAAAGATTATTACAGGAAATGGTTTTAGGTCTCGACTAGGTGGTATAATTCTAGAATTAGCGTTCTCATTTACCCATAAAAGGTGAAAGAAGTATCACTGTGAGCATTCTTTTGCGTGGCCACAGTGTGAATACATACAAATGTTAGCCgtagaaaagaagaaaaaataatacacGCATGCCCATAACAGATGAAATGTAAATAACTATAGCTATATCTGTGGAACTGCCAGTCAATACCCGTAGTAGTGACACAAATGAGAAAATTAAAAGGCAAAAGGGGGAAAGCTATTCTACATTTCAAAAGGTTACGGCTTTGGGGAGAAACTTAACGAACATGTTGGGTCCCATAAGGACACCGGCAGATTTTCATTTTAGTGAACAAATTCACCATTACttttatttctaaatttctgtTAACACTGAAATAAGCTTTGTTTGCCATAGAATACGCTTTTTAAAAATCtacgtgtttttgttttttgtggtgGTTCGGTTGATTTCTTATATATATAGGTAATTTGTGCAGATAGCGAAATGACAGCGAAATGTACACTTCAGGACAAACCGTGCAATACTTTATAAGAAATCCCTCATAACCGGCAATGAAAGCCATCCGTATGATTTCAAACGAAGCAGAGATTGCCAGTGTTCAAACATGGCCACATAAATGTTAAtgaattaataataattttccATTAAGTTGTATAAAACTCTTCCGGTTGTAAACGACTTACCCGTTTCTCTTCAGTTGTCATTTCGGTTTCATCTTCATCTTCGTCATCGTCATGATCATGTAGATCCTacataagaaaaatataaatacaagaGGGGAGAATAACGAGCATTAATGCACACCATTATAAGCATTTGCACTTCTTTGTAAAGTTAAAACACATTCTTTAGATTCTCATTCTCTAGATATACCCAAACGCCGTCGGCTTTAACATCAACTTACAATAACAGGGAATCCAATAAAGCGTAAGAGCGAAAGTTGTTCTTTTACAAAGATGCCGGTAGCCTGAAGACAAAAGCACGGAGCAGGTCTTACCAAAAGTTGTGGTAGTAATTGACCTGGAGTGATAATTCACTTATAGCCGATGGAATAGGCACTCTAAGATTAATCATATTATTGGATCAAATACATTTGATGCATTATTTTTATCCACTGTTGTGTGTTGTAGACAGCCAACCTCAGCACTTCCATTAACagacatattttcatttctcgACAACCTTAACACTCTTTGTATCCTACAAACCATGTGAACAGCTGTTTCTTCCAACTAGCATATGGGGAAACCACCCAGACTGAGATCCCATCTTTTATAATCGTACTATGACACGTAATATCCGGTCGAATACAGATACTGTGCCTTGTGCATTCATTGAAGTCTACGGTCATGACCTCGGTCTACCTGTCACAAGtaacaaacatgaaaactgGCAAGCTGCATTAGTTGCATAAAGAATCTTGTGTGGCATAAGAGCACGAACAAGATTTGCTGCCATAAGCTTCTAGAGCTGGATCAGTTCAAACTATAAAAGTTAATAACAGGCTTATGTCGCTGTATACTTTTAAGAATTGGAAGCTGTAAATTAGATTAAATCTCGACATTGAAGATCACGTTTTCCCACTGCATGCATGCGCCGGTAGTTTATGCGTAActggttttcatttcatttatcatCGTTGCTGACAGCTTAGTTTCAGAAAAACAGCGAATTTAATTTCATGTGTTACGTCAATATCTTTAATCAAGTGCCATTCTAGACTTGATCTGATCGGAAACCAGCGACCTCCCAGTCAAATCCAGTTTTGAAAAATTCGTGGAATGATGAGAGGTGAAAGTCCTATCTCAATTGCCACCTAAACACACCATAAATCAATTCGCTCGCACAGTATGGTTAAGACCTCAGACAATGTTGTGTCACAAGTGATATTCATAACGGTTTTTAAAGCCGCCACTCATACGGTCGAGTAATGCTAGGGTAATGATTTTCCGCTAATCCCTTAATTACGGAAGACATAGTCCCATTTGTGTAATTACCGTGGAGATCAACTTTAAATTAGGAATTTTAGGTTATGAACCTTGGAGTGTATGTCATATTTAAGTCTGGAATTCCACGTTGTTTTCCTTGGTGTTCCCCTCAATTCTCAATACCAGGGTTTCCACTTGGGAAATTCCTGCGAGATCGCCCTAATTCACTCTTAAAGAATATATGAAAAGGTGCTATgaaacgaagagtatggttttaaggaaactGAAGTAAGATAGGtcaataaaaatagaaaaaaaggtTCATTGTTgaagtatattttatatttttgaaatgacgtcatcgatgagcACATTGTGAACGTGAGACCACCTCAGCACCCTCAATTtggactcccccccccccccaaacaaagttgttttgatagAT
Above is a window of Liolophura sinensis isolate JHLJ2023 chromosome 7, CUHK_Ljap_v2, whole genome shotgun sequence DNA encoding:
- the LOC135470559 gene encoding uncharacterized protein LOC135470559 translates to MDMAAAKGSVINKTRVSGKNDNFKGPLAATWPTWKSSKPGKVPSTGKWLNDYDVSLDRGHSLEVLHLKKSNTAAMSSTAQNRQEDIPLDLHDHDDDEDEDETEMTTEEKRAMFNAVGVGDIDLLEDLLDQPNADINVEWFGENLLMAAIRSGQCEMADFLIDNGVNFNHQKKVIELEEDTDHKASVYHVSCRQMAYDKGLSNIVELIDVKNGELFPFVKPRERQMRLRRPVKVTASENDCQGGSPEPKDGGSAVTSRREAEKNTKVNLRRESSDNDSLRDNDTDSGHHSDISRREDIADSPDTSFEQTKDEFRQGKAIPHDEGYCSISPLSSRRGTPTDSMTNVNKALMIKSTKSALGIKRETTKISESKLRDGPSVRKEVNAAGSYSRERRLWTPKSKKGTPDLLELSSDENPPALVRTQSPWQDDRPANSRRHRRLPIPPTCNAQPHKPRIMSPPSQSGNKVSKILTQTKIVTLPNKLSFPSLRTPIQATRIDVPGETLLESSSRSPVRTQLRYGQGVSAGVSAVDSHQSRKYDEHFVINTELVKRKKSGYRS